One Isoptericola dokdonensis DS-3 genomic window, AAGCGCGAACGGTACTCCGAGATGACCTCTTCGGTCAGCGAGGGGCGCTGTGCGATGAGCACTGGTTTGGTCCTTTCAGTGTGCGTCCGCCATATGACGCATCACGGATCCGCGGGTCACGCGGTCCCGGGCGGGATTCGGTCCACCCGTCCGGGCAGGGGTCCGGCCGGCCGAGCCTGGGCTCAGCCGGCCGGGACACGATCAGACGCGGCGACGCTTGGGCGGGCGGCAGCCGTTGTGCGCCTGCGGGGTCACGTCCTGGATGGAGCCGACCTCGATGCCGGTCGCCTGGAGGGAGCGGATGGCGGTCTCACGACCGGAACCCGGGCCCTTGACGAAGACGTCGACCTTCTTGACGCCGTGCTCCTGAGCGCGGCGGGCGGCCGACTCGGCAGCGAGCTGAGCGGCGTAGGGGGTCGACTTGCGCGAGCCCTTGAAGCCGACGTGGCCGGCGGAGGCCCACGAGATCACGGCGCCCGACGGGTCGGTGATCGACACGATCGTGTTGTTGAAGGTGCTCTTGATGTGCGCCTGGCCGAGCGGGACGTTCTTCTTGTCCTTGCGGCGCGGCTTGCGCGAAGCGGCGGAGCGAGTCTTGGGAGGCATGTGCTTGGTATCTCCTGGTCTGAGGTCGTCGGACCGGGGCGGACGTCAGCGACGCTGGTCCGCTCCACGGACTGCTGACGTCAGCGGGCCTTCTTCTTGCCCGCGACGGTGCGCTTCTTGCCCTTGCGGGTACGCGCGTTGGTCTTGGTGCGCTGACCGCGCACCGGCAGCCCGCGACGGTGACGCAGACCCTGGTAGGTGCCGATCTCGACCTTGCGGCGGATGTCGGCGGCGACCTCACGGCGGAGGTCACCCTCGAGCTGGAAGTTGCCCTCCAGGAAGTCGCGCAGCGAGACGAGCTCGGCGTCGCCGAGGTCCTTCACGCGCGTGTCCGCCGAGATGCCCGTCGCGGCGAGAGCCTGCTCCGAGCGGGTACGGCCGACGCCATAGATGTAGGTGAGCGCGACCACGACCCGCTTGTCACGGGGGAGGTCGACGCCGATAAGACGTGCCATGTGCCTTCCGGCTCCTGTACTTCGTCCAGAGGTCTTCGCACCTGCCTCCCGCGGGATCGCGGGCCCCGGCCCCTGGACCGAGGGTTCCCCTGCCGGTGAGGCAGGTTCGTGCTGGTGCGCTGGTGGCGTCAGCCCGGAGGCTGGACGCAGGTGGTGCGAGGGCTCAGCCCTGACGCTGCTTGTGGCGCAGGTTCTCGCAGATCACCATGACGCGACCGTGCCGGCGAATCACCTTGCACTTGTCGCAGATCTTCTTGACGCTCGGCTTGACCTTCATCAGTGTTCCTCCGCCGCCTCCTGAGTACCGGTCAGGGACCGGGTGCGCAGGCGGCGATGTCGATCGGGTGGGGGATGACGACTACTTGTAGCGGTAGACGATCCGGCCACGGGACAGGTCGTACGGGCTCAGCTCCACCACGACCCGGTCCTCGGGGAGGATCCGGATGTAGTGCTGACGCATCTTGCCCGAGATGTGGGCGAGGACCTTGTGACCGTTGGCCAGCTCCACGCGGAACATCGCGTTCGGCAGAGCCTCGATCACGCTGCCCTCGATCTCGATGACACCGTCCTTTTTTGCCATGTCCTCCGCTAACTCTCGTCTGTGTCTTTCGACGGACTGCACCCACGGCCTCGAACCCGCTGCGGCAGACCGCAGGGAGTCTCGGGGACGTGGGTCGTGTGCTTCCGCTCGCCCTGATGCCGACCTCGGTCCTCGCGATCTCTCGCAGGAGTGCCAAGGACGAGCGCTCACGAACGGACTACACCCGACTGACCATCGTACTCCATCGGATCGGTCGGGCAAGCCGGTGCTACGTCACACCCGTCGCGGGGTCACGCGAGCCCGTCCAGCGCGACCGGCGTCACGCCGAAGGGCTCCAGACCTGCGGCGCCGAGGTCCGGCGCCGTCAGGACCGCGACGCCGGACTCGAGGACGGCCACCGAGTGCTCCCAGTGGGCCGCCCGGGAGCCGTCGACCGTCACGACCGTCCAGTCGTCGGCCAGCACCCGGGTGTCGGCGGACCCCCGGGTGACCATCGGCTCGATCGCCAGGCACATCCCGGGGCGCACGCGCGGCCCCCGGTCCCCCGACGCCCGGTAGTTGAGGACGTCCGGCGGCTGGTGCATCGCCGACCCGATCCCGTGGCCCGTGTAGTCCTCCACGATGCCGAGCTCGGTGCCGTGCAGGTCGCCGGCCAGCTCGACGGCGGCCTCCACCGCGTCCCCGACCTCGCCGACGCGCCGTGCGCCCGCGAGGGCGGCGATCCCCGCCCACATCGACGTCCGCGTGGCCTGCACCAGCAGCACGTCGCCGGGGTCGAACCCCTCCCCCGCGTCCTCGGGGTCGTGGGCGCCGTCCTCGCCGAGCAGGAACGTCACGGCCGAGTCGCCGTGCCAGCCGTCCACGATCGCGCCGCAGTCGACCGAGACGACGTCACCCGCTGCCAGCACCCGGTCGCCGGGGATGCCGTGCACGACCTCCTCGTTGACCGACGTGCAGATCGTCGCGGGGAAGCCGTGGTAGCCGAGGAACGACGGATCCGCGCCGGCCGCGCCGATGACGCCGGCCGCGACGGCGTCCAGGTCCGCCGTCGTCATCCCCGGGCGGGCCGCGGCCCGCACCGCCGCCAGCGCGTCGGCGACCACCAGGCCGGCACGGCGCATGAGCAGCACCTGGTCGAGCGACTTCAGCTCGACCTTGTCACGGGACAGGAACACGGCACTCCTCGGGGCGCAGCACGACGCCGCCCCGCGCGAGGCGGGACGGCGTCGTGGTGATGACGGTGACGGGCACACCTCAGCCGAGCTGCTGCGCGAGCCCCGCGACGATGCGGTCGGTGACGTCGGTGATCTCACCGATGCCGTCGACCTGCACGAGCAGGTCCCGCGCGGCGTAGGCCGCCGTCAGCGGGGCGGTCTCGGCGTCGTAGATGTCCAGGCGGCGCGCGATGGCGTCCGGGGTGTCGTCCTCACGGCCCTCGATCTCGGCCCGCTTGGCGATGCGCGCGAGCAGCTCGTCGCGGTCCGCGGTGAGCTCGATGACGCCGTCGAGGTCCCAGCCGAGGTCGGTGAGGATCCCGTCGAGCGCCTCGACCTGGTGCGCGTTGCGCGGGTACCCGTCGAGGAGGAAGCCGGCCTGGACGTCGTCCTCGCCGAGACGGTCGCGGACCATCGAGTCCGTGACCTCGTCGGGGACGAGCTCGCCCTTGGCGGAGTACTCCTGCGCCAGCCGGCCGAGCTCCGTGCCGCCCTTGATGTTGGCCCGGAAGATGTCACCCGTCGAGATCGCCGGGATGCCGAACACCTCGGCGAGGCGAGCGGCCTGCGTGCCCTTGCCCGCGCCCTGCGGCCCCATGATCACGAGGCGCGTGACCCGCCCCTCGGCGTTCGGGGTGCCGTGGAGCTCACGACGGGTGGTCGGGGTGGTGGACTCGGTCAACGGAGGAACCCTTCGTAGTGTCGCTGCTGGAGCTGAGCATTGACCTGCTTCACGAACTCCAGGCCCACACCGACGATGATGAGGATCGAGGTGCCGCCGAACGGGATGTTCGTGGTGACCCCGAGGATCACCAGCACCAGCGTCGGGATGAGGGCGACGACGGCGAGATAGAGCGCGCCGGCGGACGTGATGCGGGTGATCACGAAGTCCAGGTACTCGGCGGTGGGCCGACCGGCGCGGATACCGGGGATGAAGCCCCCGTACTTCTTCATGTTGTCCGCGACCTCGTCCGGGTTGAACGTGATCGACGTGTAGAAGAAGGCGAAGAAGATGATCATCGCGATGTAGATCACGATGTACAGGCCCTGGTCCTGCTGGGCCAGGTTGTTCGAGATCCAGATGACCCAGTCGGCGCTCTGGTCGCCGAACTGGGCGAGCAGCGCCGGGATGGCGAGGATCGACGCGGCGAAGATGACGGGGATGACGCCCGCCATGTTGATCTTGATCGGGATGTACGTGCTCGTCCCGCCGTACATGCGCCGGCCGACCATGCGCTTCGCGTACTGCACCGGGATCCGGCGCTGCGACTGCTCGACGAAGACGACCATCGCGATGACCAGGACGATCATGATCAGCACGATGATGAAGTTGAGGACGCCGTTCGCGCCGCCCGCGATCGACCAGAGGGCCGTCGGGAAGCTCGCGACGATCGACGTGAAGATGAGCAGCGACATGCCGTTGCCGATGCCGCGCTCGGTGATGAGCTCGCCGAGCCACATGACCAGGCCGGTGCCGGCGGTCATCGTCAGCACCATGAGCGCCGCGGTCATGAACCGGTCGTCGACGACCACGTCGAGGCCGCAGCCCGGGAACAGCAGCCCCGTGCGCGCCGTCGTGATGATGGTCGTGGACTGCAGGATCGCCAGGGCGATCGTCAGGTAGCGGGTGTACTGCGTGAGCTTCGCCTGCCCCGACTGGCCCTCCTTGTGCAGGGCCTCGAACCGCGGGATGACGACCCGCAGGAGCTGCACGATGATGCTGGCCGTGATGTAGGGCATGATCCCGAGCGCGAAGATCGACAGCTGCAGCAGCGCACCGCCGCTGAAGGTGTTGACGAGCCCGAGCAGCGACGTGCTGTCCTCCAGCACCGCCGCGCACTGCTGCACGTTGACGTAGTCCACGCCCGGCGCCGGGATGAACGACCCCACCCGGAACAGCGCCATGATCGCGATCGTGAACAGCAGCTTGCGCCGCAGGTCCGGTGTCCGGAAAGCCCGGCCGAATGCGCTGAGCACCTATCCTCCTGACCCGCCTGGGCGGGGTGTCGTGTCGCCGACGGAGCCGGCGAGGTGTGGGGCGCGTCGTCGCGGAGTCACCGCGGCGCCGACGTCCCGGGTCGGTCGTGGTCCGGTCGGGGGGTTCCCGACGGCCCCGCACACACGCTGCGCGGAACGGACCGTGACGGATTCTACGTGCCTCAGGGAGTGACCCGGGCCACTGTCGTCCGCTGGCAACCTAGCAGACCGGCAGGGCGCCGTCCGGCGCCGGGGCGCCGCACGACGGCCGTCACCGGCCCGGACAGCACGCAGGGCCGGCGGCGCATGCGCACCACCGGCCCTGCGTCCGTTCTCAGTCCTCGGAGACCGAGCCGCCGGCCGCCAGGATCTTGTCCTTGGCAGAGCCGGACAGCGCGTCGACCGCGACGTCCAGCTTGACGGTGATCTCACCCGTGCCGAGCACCTTCACCGGCTGGCCCTTGCGGACCGCGCCCTTGGCGACGAGGTCCTCGACGGTGACGGAGCCACCCTCGGGGTACAGCGCGGCGAGCTTGTCCAGGTTCACGACCTGGAACTCGACGCGGAACGGGTTCTTGAACCCGCGCAGCTTCGGGAGGCGCATGTGCAGAGGCATCTGCCCACCCTCGAAGCGTGCGGGGACCTGGTAGCGAGCCTTCGTACCCTTGGTACCGCGACCTGCCGTCTTGCCCTTCGACGCCTCACCACGACCCACACGGGTCTTGGCCTTCTTGGCGCCGGGAGCCGGACGCAGGTGGTGCACCTTGAGCGGCTGCACCTTCTCGGTGTTGTCAGCCATTGTCAGTCGACCTCCTCGACGGTGACGAGATGCGCCACCGTGGCGACCATGCCGCGGATCTCCGGACGGTCTTCCTTCACGGCGGTGTCGCCGATCCGCTTGAGACCGAGGGTCCGCAGCGTGTCACGCTGGTTCTGCTTGCCGCCGATGGCGGACCGGGTCTGGGTGACCTTCAGACGAGCCATCACGCACCCACCTTCTCGTCAGCCTTCTTCGCGGCCTTGTCGGCGAGGCCCGCGGCCTGGGCACGCAGGAGGGAGGCCGGGGCCACGTCCTCCAGCGGCAGACCACGACGGGCGGCGACGGCGGCCGGCTCCTCGAGACCCTTGAGGGCCTCGACGGTGGCGTGCACGATGTTGATCGCGTTCGACGAGCCGAGCGACTTGCTCAGCACGTCGTGGATGCCCGCGCACTCCAGCACGGCGCGCACCGGACCACCGGCGATCACACCGGTACCCGGCGAGGCCGGACGGAGGAAGACCACGCCGGCGGCCTTCTCACCCTGGATGGGGTGCGGGATGGTGCCCTGGATGCGGGGGACGCGGAAGAAGTTCTTCTTCGCCTCCTCGACGCCCTTGGCGATCGCCGCGGGCACCTCCTTGGCCTTCCCGTAGCCGACACCGACGGTGCCGTCGCCGTCGCCCACCACGACCAGCGCGGTGAAGCTGAAGCGGCGGCCGCCCTTGACGACCTTGGACACGCGGTTGATGGTGACGACGCGCTCGACGAACGCGCTCTTCTCCTCACCGCGGGGGTTGCGGCGGTCGTCGCGCCGGTTGGACCGACGACCGTCGTTCTTGGACTCGTTGGCGCCCTGGGGGGCGCCGGTGTTGCGCTGCCCTGCAGCCATCAGAGGATCCTCATCTTCCGTGCGTACGTCGTGTCGATCACAGCGCCAGACCGCCTTCGCGGGCGCCGTCGGCGACCGCAGCCACCCGGCCGTGGTACTTGTTGCCACCACGGTCGAAGACGACGGACTCGATGCCGGCGGCCTTGGCACGCTCGGCGACGAGCTCGCCCACCTTGCGGGCCTTGGCGGTCTTGTCGCCGTCCAGCGCACGCAGGTCGGCCTCGAGCGTCGAGGCGGAAGCCAGGGTCTTGCCGACCGTGTCGTCCACGACCTGCGCCACCATGTGACGCGACGAACGGGTCACGACGAGGCGCGGACGCACCCCGGTGCCCTTGATCTTCTTGCGGAGGCGAAGGTGGCGGCGCTGGCGAGCGACGGACTTGCCCTTGCCCAGAATCTTGAGAGCCATCACTTACCAGCCTTTCCGACCTTGCGACGGACGACCTCGTCGGCGTAGCGCACACCCTTGCCCTTGTAGGGCTCGGGCTTGCGGATCTTGCGGATGTTCGCAGCGACCTCGCCGACCTGCTGCTTGTCGATGCCGGCCACGGTGAACTTCGTCGGGGACTCCACCGTGAAGGTGATGCCCTCCGGCGCGGCGATCTGGACCGGGTGCGAGAAGCCGAGGGCGAACTCGAGGTCCGAGCCCTTGGCGGTCACGCGGTAACCGGTGCCGACGATCTCGAGCTTCTTGGCGTAGCCGTCGGTCACACCGGTGATCATGTTGGCCAGAAGCGTGCGGGTCAGGCCGTGCAGGGCACGCGACTTCCGCTCGTCGTCGGGGCGCGAGACCTTGAGGGTCCCGTCCTCCTCGGCGACGGTGATGGGGGTGGCGACGGTGTGCTCGAGAGAACCCTTGGGGCCCTTCACGGTCACGAGCGCGCCGCTGATGGTGACGTCCACGCCGGCCGGGACCGGAACGGGGAGCTTGCCGATTCGAGACATTGGCGTCTCTCCTTTCCGATTACCAGACGTAGGCGATGACTTCGCCGCCCACACCCTTGGCCTGGGCCTGACGGTCCGTCAGGAGGCCGGAAGAGGTGGACAGGATGGCAACGCCGAGGCCGCCGAGGACCTTGGGCAGGTTGGTGGACTTCGCGTAGACACGCAGGCCGGGCTTGGACACGCGGCGGACGCCGGTCAGGGCGCGCTCACGGCTCGGGCCGTACTTGAGGTCGATGGTGAGGTTCTGCCCCACCGTCGCGTCCTCGACGGACCAGCCGGCGATGTAGCCCTCGGCCTGGAGGATGTCGGCGATACGCGACTTCAGCTTCGAGAACGGCATGGTGACCGTGTCGTGGTGCGCCGAGTTCGCGTTACGCAGACGCGTCAGCATGTCTGCGATCGGGTCGGTCATAGTCATCGGGCTCTAGCCCTTCCTCGCCGGGGTATCCGTGCGGTGCTCGTCGAGCACCGCACGGACCTACGGCGTAGTTGTTTTACCAGCTGCTCTTGGTGACGCCGGGGAGCTCGCCACGGTGGGCCATCTCCCGCAGGCAGATGCGGCACAGGCCGAACTTGCGGTACACCGAGTGCGGACGACCGCACCGCTGGCACCGCGTGTAGGCGCGCACGGCGAACTTCGGCTTGGCGTTCGCCTTGTTGATCAGGGCCTTCTTCGCCATGTCAGTTCTCCTTGAAGGGGAAGCCGAGACGGCGCAGCAGGGAGCGGCCCTCGTCGTCGGTCGTCGCCGTCGTCACGATCGTGATGTCCATACCGCGGACACGGTCGATCTTGTCCTGGTCGATCTCGTGGAACATCGACTGCTCCGTGAGGCCGAACGTGTAGTTGCCGTGCCCGTCGAACTGCTTCGGGCTCAGACCACGGAAGTCGCGGATGCGAGGCAGCGCGGTCGACAGCAGACGGTCGAGGAACTCCCACATGCGGTCGCCGCGCAGCGTGACGTGCGCGCCGATCGGCATGCCCTCACGCAGCTTGAACTGCGCGATGGACTTCTTGGCGCGGTTGACCTGCGGCTTCTGACCGGTGATGGCGGTCAGGTCGCGGATCGCGCCCTCGATCAGCTTCGAGTCCTTGGCCGCGTCACCGACACCCATGTTGACGACGATCTTCGTCAGACCGGCGACCTGCTGGACGTTGGCGTGGCCGAACTCCTCGAGGAGCGCGGAGAGGATCTCCTCGCGGTACTTCTGCTTGAGGCGCGGCAGGGCCGGGGCCTCGAGAGTCGTCTCGGTCATCAGATGTCCTTCCCGGAACGCTTCGCGACGCGGACGCGCACCGTGCGGGTGCGACCGTCCTGCTCGACCTGCTCGGAGCGGAACCCGACGCGGGTGCCCTTCTTCGTCTCCGGGTCAACCAGCATCACGTTCGACACGTGGATCGGCGCCTCGACGGTCTCGATGCCACCCGTGCGGGTGCCACGAGCCGACTGGCCGGCCTTGACGTGCTTGGTGACGCGCTGGACGCCCTCGACGATGACACGGTCGGAGTCCTTGAGGACCTCGAGCACGCGACCGGTGAGGCCCTTGTCGCGACCGGCGATGACGATCACCTGGTCGCCCTTCTTGATCTTGGCCATGGTCAGAGCACCTCCGGTGCGAGCGAGATGATCTTCATGAACTTCTTGTCGCGCAGCTCGCGGCCGACCGGCCCGAAGATGCGCGTGCCACGCGGCTCGCCCTCGTTCTTGAGGATGACGGCGGCGTTCTCGTCGAACTTGATGTAGGAACCGTCGGGACGACGGCGCTCCTTGACGGTCCGGACGACGACCGCCTTGACGACGTCACCCTTCTTCACGTTGCCGCCCGGGATCGCGTCCTTGACGGTGGCGACGATGGTGTCGCCGATACCGGCGTAGCGACGGCCGGAGCCACCGAGAACACGGATGCAGAGAATCTCCTTGGCACCCGTGTTGTCGGCGACACGCAGTCGCGACTCCTGCTGGATCATCGATTGATCTCCTGTCGTCGAGCTGGTTCTCGGCCCGGGAGGTCCCGGGCGAGCCTTGCCGAACGGATAGTTGCTGTGGTGGGGGGCCGGTGCATACGTGTGTCACACCGGCGCCCCACCGGGGAAGGTCGAGTGCTTACTTGGCCTTCTCGAGGATCTCCACCAGGCGCCACCGCTTGGTCGCGGACAGCGGGCGGGTCTCCATGATGACGACCAGGTCGCCGATGCCGGCGGTGTTCTGCTCGTCGTGCGCCTTCACCTTGTTGGTGCGACGCATGACCTTGCCGTAGAGGGGGTGCTTCACACGGTCCTCGACCGCGACGACGATGGTCTTCTCCATCTTGTCGCTGACGACGTAACCGCGACGCACCTTGCGGGAAGCCCGCTCCTCGGTGGTCACCGTGTCGGTGTTCTCGCTCATCAGTGCCTCACTCACTCACGCTCGGGGCCGTACGGATGCCGAGCTCGCGCTCACGCAGGACCGTGTAGATCCGCGAGATGTCACGCTTGACCGCCTTGAGACGGCCGTGCGACTCGAGCTGGCCGGTGGCCGCCTGGAAGCGGAGGTTGAAGAGCTCCTCCTTGGCCTCCTTGACCTTCGCGACGAGCGTCTCGTCGTCGAAGCCGTCGAGGTCGGCCGGGGCCAGGCCCTGGGTTCCGATAGCCATCAGTTCGCACCACCCTCGCGCACCACGAAACGGCACTTCATCGGGAGCTTGTGCATCGCGCGGCGCATGGCCTCGCGAGCGAGCTCCTCGGGGACACCGGCCAGCTCGAAGACGATGCGGCCGGGCTTGACGTTGGCGACCCACCACTCGGGGGAACCCTTACCGGAACCCATGCGGGTCTCGGCGGGCTTCTTCGTGAGGGGACGGTCCGGGTAGATGTTGATCCAGACCTTGCCGCCACGCTTGATGTGGCGGGTCATCGCGATACGAGCAGCCTCGATCTGGCGGTTCGTGACGTAGGCGGGCTCGAGAGCCTGGATGCCGAAGTCACCGAACGAGATCGTGGTGCCACCCTTGGCAGCGCCGGAGCGCTTCGGGTGGTGCTGCTTGCGGTGCTTGAGCCTGCGGGGGATCAGCATGACTCAGGCCTCCGTTCCGGACTCGGGCGCTGCGGCCTGCTCGGCCGGCGCGTCGGTCGCGGCAGGGGCGTCGGCAGACTGACGCTGCGGGCGCTCGGTACGACGACCGGCACCACCACGACGCTCGCCACCGCGCTCGCCACGGGGCCCACGGCCCTGGCGGGGAGCGGCGGTCGCCTGCTGCGCGGCGAACTCCTTCTCGGTGAGGTCGCCCTTGTAGATCCAGACCTTCACGCCGATGCGGCCGAAGGTCGTGCGGGCCTCGAAGAAGCCGTAGTCGATGTTCGCGCGAAGGGTGTGCAGCGGCACGCGACCCTCGCGGTAGAACTCCGACCGGCTCATCTCGGCGCCGCCGAGACGACCCGAGACCTGCACGCGGATGCCCTTCGCGCCGGCGCGCTGCGCGGACTGGATGCCCTTGCGCATGGCACGACGGAAGGAGACACGGCTCGCGAGCTGCTCGGCGATGCCCTGCGCGACCAGCTGCGACTCGATCTCGGCGTTCTTGACCTCGAGGATGTTGAGCTGCACCTGCTTGCCGGTGAGCTTCTCGAGCTCGCCGCGGATGCGGTCGGCCTCGGCGCCACGACGGCCGATGACGATGCCCGGGCGCGCCGTGTGGATGTCCACGCGGACGCGGTCGCGGGTGCGCTCGATCTCGACCTTGGCGATGCCGGCCCGCTCGAGGCCGGTGCTCATCAGCTTGCGGATCTCGACGTCCTCGCGGACGTAGTCGCGGTACCGCTGACCGGGCTTGGTGCTGTCGGCGAACCAGCGCGACCGGTGGTCGGTGGTGATGCCGAGGCGGTACCCGTGCGGGTGAATCTTCTGCCCCACTATCGGGCCCCTTCCTTCTGCTCACGCGGTGCGACGACCACGGTGATGTGGCTGGTGCGCTTGAGGATCTGGCTCGCACGCCCCTGGGCCCGCGGACGGAACCGCTTGAGCGTCGGGCCCTCGTCCACGAACGCCGCCGAGACGAAGAGCTCCGTCTCGTCGAAGCGCTCGCTCGCGCGGTCGGCCTTCACCCGGGCGTTCGCCACCGCGGACTCGACGACCTTCAGCACCGGCTCGCTCGCCGCCTGCGGCGCGAACTTCAGCACCGCGACGGCCTCGGCGGCCTGCTTGCCACGGATGAGGTCCACGACGCGCCGGGCCTTCTGGGGCGTGACACGGACGAACCGCGCCTGCGCCTTGGCTTCCATTGCTGTCCTGCTTCCTTTTCTCAGACAGTCCAGATCGCTACCACTGACCCGAGGTCAGCGGCGGCGACCCTTCTTGTCGTCCTTCACGTGGCCGCGGAAGGTCCGCGTAGGGGCGAACTCGCCCAGCTTGTGCCCGACCATCGACTCGGTCACGAAGACCGGGACGTGCTTGCGACCGTCGTGCACGGCAAAGGTGTGACCGAGGAAGTCGGGCGTGATGACCGACCGGCGGGACCAGGTCTTGATGACGTTCTTGGTCCCCTTCTCGTTCTGGACGTCCACCTTCTTCTGGAGGTGGCCATCGATGAAGGGGCCCTTCTTCAGGCTACGAGGCATCTGTCAGGCTCCTTGTCAGCGCTTCTTGCCGGTGCGACGACGGCGGACGATCAGCCGGTCGCTGGACTTGTTGGGGCGGCGGGTGCGGCCCTCGGGCTTGCCCCACGGGCTGACCGGGTGGCGACCACCGGAGGTCTTGCCCTCGCCACCACCGTGCGGGTGGTCGACCGGGTTCATGACGACACCACGCACGGTCGGGCGGACGCCCTTCCAGCGCATGCGGCCGGCCTTGCCCCAGTTGATGTTCGACTGCTCGGCGTTGCCCACCTCGCCGACCGTGGCGCGGCAGCGCAGGTCGACGTTGCGGATCTCGCCGGACGGCATGCGCAGCTGCGCGTACGGGCCGTCCTTCGCGACGAGCTGCACCGAGGCACCCGCGGAGCGGGCGATCTTGGCGCCGCCACCGGGGCGGAGCTCGACGGCGTGGATGACGGTACCCGTCGGGATGTTGCGCAGCGGCAGGTTGTTGCCGGGCTTGATGTCGGCGCCGGCGCCGGCCTCGACCACGTCACCCTGGGACAGCTTGTTCGGCGCGATGATGTAGCGCTTGGTGCCGTCCGCGTAGTGCAGGAGCGCGATGCGCGCCGTGCGGTTGGGGTCGTACTCGATGTGCGCGACCTTGGCGGGCACGCCGTCCTTGTCGTGGCGACGGAAGTCGATCACGCGGTACGCACGCTTGTGGCCACCACCCTTGTGACGGGTGGTGATGCGACCGGAGTTGTTGCGACCGCCGGTCTTCGACAGCGGGCGAACCAGCGACTTCTCCGGCTGCGAGCGAGTGATCTCGACGAAGTCGGCGACGCTCGAGCCGCGACGGCCAGGCGTTGTCGGCTTGTGCTTACGGATTCCCATGGAAGTAGTCCTCGATCTGCTCTCGTCCGGGTCAGCCGACCGGACCGCCGAAGATGTCGATCGAACCCTCGCGGAGGGTGACGATCGCACGCTTCGTGTCCTTGCGCTTGCCCAGGCCGTAGCGCGTACGACGCGCCTTGCCCTTGCGGTTGATCGTGTTCACCGAGGCGACCTTGACCCCGAAGACCTTCTCGACCGCGATCTTGATCTCGGTCTTGTTGGCGCTCGGGTCCACGACGAAGGTGTACTTGCCCTCGTCGAGGAGGTTGTAGGACTTCTCGGAGACGACCGGCGCGATCAGGATGTCGCGCGGGTCCTTCGTCACGGCGGTCACTTGGTGGCCTCCTCGGTCTTCGGCGCGAGGAACGCGGCGAGCGCGTCCTGCGTGAAGACGACGTCGTCGGAGACGAGGACGTCGTACGTGTTCAGCTGGTCCGCGCTGAGCAGGTGGACCTGCTCGAGGTTGCGGAGCGACTTGATGGTCAGCTCGTCCGAGCGCTCGGTGACGACCAGCACGTGGGTGCGGGAGGTCAGCGCGGCGAGCGTGCCGAGCGCGGTCTTGGTCGACGGCGCGCCGTCGAGGCCGAAGCCCGACACGACGTGCACGCGACCGGCGCGAGCGCGGTCGGAGAGGGCGCCACGCAGGGCGGCGGCCTTCATCTTCTTGGGGGTCCGCTGGTCGTAGCTGCGCGGCTGCGGGCCGTGGACGG contains:
- the rpsK gene encoding 30S ribosomal protein S11, with the protein product MPPKTRSAASRKPRRKDKKNVPLGQAHIKSTFNNTIVSITDPSGAVISWASAGHVGFKGSRKSTPYAAQLAAESAARRAQEHGVKKVDVFVKGPGSGRETAIRSLQATGIEVGSIQDVTPQAHNGCRPPKRRRV
- the rpsM gene encoding 30S ribosomal protein S13 — encoded protein: MARLIGVDLPRDKRVVVALTYIYGVGRTRSEQALAATGISADTRVKDLGDAELVSLRDFLEGNFQLEGDLRREVAADIRRKVEIGTYQGLRHRRGLPVRGQRTKTNARTRKGKKRTVAGKKKAR
- the rpmJ gene encoding 50S ribosomal protein L36, encoding MKVKPSVKKICDKCKVIRRHGRVMVICENLRHKQRQG
- the infA gene encoding translation initiation factor IF-1 — encoded protein: MAKKDGVIEIEGSVIEALPNAMFRVELANGHKVLAHISGKMRQHYIRILPEDRVVVELSPYDLSRGRIVYRYK
- the map gene encoding type I methionyl aminopeptidase, whose translation is MRRAGLVVADALAAVRAAARPGMTTADLDAVAAGVIGAAGADPSFLGYHGFPATICTSVNEEVVHGIPGDRVLAAGDVVSVDCGAIVDGWHGDSAVTFLLGEDGAHDPEDAGEGFDPGDVLLVQATRTSMWAGIAALAGARRVGEVGDAVEAAVELAGDLHGTELGIVEDYTGHGIGSAMHQPPDVLNYRASGDRGPRVRPGMCLAIEPMVTRGSADTRVLADDWTVVTVDGSRAAHWEHSVAVLESGVAVLTAPDLGAAGLEPFGVTPVALDGLA
- a CDS encoding adenylate kinase: MGPQGAGKGTQAARLAEVFGIPAISTGDIFRANIKGGTELGRLAQEYSAKGELVPDEVTDSMVRDRLGEDDVQAGFLLDGYPRNAHQVEALDGILTDLGWDLDGVIELTADRDELLARIAKRAEIEGREDDTPDAIARRLDIYDAETAPLTAAYAARDLLVQVDGIGEITDVTDRIVAGLAQQLG
- the secY gene encoding preprotein translocase subunit SecY, coding for MLSAFGRAFRTPDLRRKLLFTIAIMALFRVGSFIPAPGVDYVNVQQCAAVLEDSTSLLGLVNTFSGGALLQLSIFALGIMPYITASIIVQLLRVVIPRFEALHKEGQSGQAKLTQYTRYLTIALAILQSTTIITTARTGLLFPGCGLDVVVDDRFMTAALMVLTMTAGTGLVMWLGELITERGIGNGMSLLIFTSIVASFPTALWSIAGGANGVLNFIIVLIMIVLVIAMVVFVEQSQRRIPVQYAKRMVGRRMYGGTSTYIPIKINMAGVIPVIFAASILAIPALLAQFGDQSADWVIWISNNLAQQDQGLYIVIYIAMIIFFAFFYTSITFNPDEVADNMKKYGGFIPGIRAGRPTAEYLDFVITRITSAGALYLAVVALIPTLVLVILGVTTNIPFGGTSILIIVGVGLEFVKQVNAQLQQRHYEGFLR
- the rplO gene encoding 50S ribosomal protein L15 yields the protein MADNTEKVQPLKVHHLRPAPGAKKAKTRVGRGEASKGKTAGRGTKGTKARYQVPARFEGGQMPLHMRLPKLRGFKNPFRVEFQVVNLDKLAALYPEGGSVTVEDLVAKGAVRKGQPVKVLGTGEITVKLDVAVDALSGSAKDKILAAGGSVSED
- the rpmD gene encoding 50S ribosomal protein L30, coding for MARLKVTQTRSAIGGKQNQRDTLRTLGLKRIGDTAVKEDRPEIRGMVATVAHLVTVEEVD
- the rpsE gene encoding 30S ribosomal protein S5, with translation MAAGQRNTGAPQGANESKNDGRRSNRRDDRRNPRGEEKSAFVERVVTINRVSKVVKGGRRFSFTALVVVGDGDGTVGVGYGKAKEVPAAIAKGVEEAKKNFFRVPRIQGTIPHPIQGEKAAGVVFLRPASPGTGVIAGGPVRAVLECAGIHDVLSKSLGSSNAINIVHATVEALKGLEEPAAVAARRGLPLEDVAPASLLRAQAAGLADKAAKKADEKVGA
- the rplR gene encoding 50S ribosomal protein L18 → MALKILGKGKSVARQRRHLRLRKKIKGTGVRPRLVVTRSSRHMVAQVVDDTVGKTLASASTLEADLRALDGDKTAKARKVGELVAERAKAAGIESVVFDRGGNKYHGRVAAVADGAREGGLAL